The following proteins are encoded in a genomic region of Bradyrhizobium sp. SK17:
- the gatC gene encoding Asp-tRNA(Asn)/Glu-tRNA(Gln) amidotransferase subunit GatC yields the protein MSVDATTVRRIAHLARIAVSDAEVPHLQGELNAMLAFVEQLSEVNIDGIEPMTSVTPMEMKKRADVVNDGEIADVIVRNAPDTVNDFFLVPKVVE from the coding sequence ATGTCCGTAGACGCCACGACCGTCCGTCGCATCGCGCATCTGGCGCGGATCGCGGTCAGCGACGCCGAAGTTCCCCATCTCCAGGGCGAGCTGAACGCGATGCTGGCCTTCGTCGAGCAGCTGTCGGAAGTGAATATCGACGGCATCGAGCCGATGACTTCGGTGACGCCGATGGAGATGAAGAAGCGCGCCGATGTGGTCAATGACGGTGAGATCGCCGATGTCATCGTCCGCAACGCGCCGGATACCGTGAACGACTTCTTCCTGGTGCCGAAGGTGGTCGAGTAA
- a CDS encoding nitronate monooxygenase family protein, translating into MPIGTDLTTRLGVEHPILAAPMAMITGSRLVRAVSEAGGFGILGGGYGDRAWLEAETAKLKGSARPFGIGFITWGLAKQPELIDIALAARPRAVMLSFGDPAPFASAIKAAGALLICQVQNEELAQQALDCGADILIAQGTEAGGHGASRTTLDIVPAIIDFAAGRVPVVAAGGIADGRGLAAMMMLGASGVLMGTRFYASLEADAPERAKQLIRAAKSGETVRGVVMDWSRKLMWPAPFTARSLSNDHSRRWSGREIELMQRADEIAVEYAAAREAGNFDIAAVFAGESVGLIHDIVPAAEIVGRIVAEAEQSLHGRRNSLPL; encoded by the coding sequence ATGCCGATCGGCACCGACTTGACGACGCGTCTGGGCGTCGAACATCCGATCCTGGCGGCGCCGATGGCGATGATTACGGGAAGCCGGCTGGTCAGGGCGGTGAGCGAGGCGGGTGGCTTCGGCATTCTGGGCGGTGGCTACGGAGACAGGGCGTGGCTTGAGGCAGAAACCGCAAAGCTGAAGGGGTCCGCAAGGCCATTCGGCATCGGCTTCATCACCTGGGGCCTCGCCAAGCAGCCCGAACTGATCGACATCGCGCTGGCGGCGCGGCCGCGCGCGGTGATGTTGTCGTTCGGCGATCCCGCGCCGTTCGCGTCTGCCATCAAGGCGGCGGGCGCGCTGCTGATCTGTCAGGTGCAGAATGAGGAACTCGCTCAACAAGCGCTCGATTGCGGCGCGGATATCCTGATTGCGCAGGGGACCGAGGCGGGCGGTCATGGCGCCTCGCGCACCACGCTCGACATCGTGCCTGCGATCATCGATTTCGCGGCAGGGCGGGTACCGGTCGTCGCGGCGGGCGGCATCGCGGATGGCCGCGGCCTGGCTGCGATGATGATGCTCGGCGCCTCCGGCGTGCTGATGGGCACGCGCTTCTATGCCAGCCTCGAAGCTGATGCGCCGGAGCGGGCGAAGCAATTGATCCGCGCGGCGAAGAGCGGCGAGACGGTGCGCGGCGTGGTGATGGACTGGTCGCGCAAATTGATGTGGCCGGCACCGTTCACCGCGCGGTCGCTCTCCAACGATCATTCGCGGCGCTGGAGCGGCCGCGAGATCGAGCTGATGCAGCGGGCGGATGAGATCGCGGTGGAATATGCCGCCGCGAGGGAGGCGGGCAATTTCGACATCGCCGCGGTGTTCGCCGGCGAATCCGTCGGCTTGATCCATGATATCGTTCCCGCGGCCGAGATCGTCGGCCGCATCGTCGCCGAGGCCGAGCAATCGCTGCACGGCAGGCGCAACTCTCTTCCTCTTTGA
- a CDS encoding patatin-like phospholipase family protein — protein MLVAVVAAGLAGCATVYNLPGNVPLGAALADNSSARDFPTYEDDLLLALSFSGGGTRAAAFSFGVLEELDRVHSGAAGTKTLLDRVDFVSGVSGGSITAAYFGLKRRAALDDFRERFLLRNAEEGLKTQISLGNIGRALGGGINDSQFTDWLDRNLFNGARFEALPDDRRPRVWINASDIYNRTPFVFGKTSFDALCSDIRSYRVAEAVAASAAVPLAFAPIVLETFPGGCAAPLPPWLERVRNDPNAQPLLRSYAEAQARYRDGSMRYVKLLDGGLVDNYGLSGLSIGLLAAQRPYEPLSERQAAKLKRILFLVVDAGRGISGDFVQTLEGPSGVELVSAAADTAIDASVRSSYAAFTALANDWSGKLKHWRCGLSAADRSRLGVGPGWKCGDVAIYVERLGFDRLGPERAGILNAIPTRLSLPPEQVDQLITGGADALRASKAFQQFRRGL, from the coding sequence ATGCTGGTGGCCGTGGTGGCGGCGGGCCTTGCCGGCTGCGCGACCGTCTATAACCTGCCGGGCAACGTGCCGCTTGGCGCCGCGCTTGCCGACAACAGCAGTGCCCGCGACTTTCCGACCTATGAAGATGATTTGCTGCTCGCACTGTCGTTCTCCGGTGGCGGCACCCGCGCGGCGGCGTTTTCGTTCGGCGTGCTGGAGGAACTCGATCGGGTGCATTCCGGTGCCGCCGGCACCAAGACGCTGCTGGATCGCGTCGACTTCGTCTCCGGCGTCTCCGGCGGGTCAATCACCGCCGCCTATTTCGGATTGAAGCGGCGTGCGGCGCTCGATGATTTTCGTGAACGCTTCCTACTGCGCAACGCCGAGGAGGGCCTGAAGACCCAGATCTCGCTCGGCAATATCGGACGCGCACTGGGTGGCGGCATCAACGACAGCCAATTCACCGACTGGCTCGATCGCAATCTGTTCAACGGTGCGCGGTTCGAGGCGTTGCCCGACGACCGCCGGCCGCGGGTCTGGATCAACGCATCCGACATCTACAACCGCACGCCGTTCGTGTTCGGCAAGACCTCGTTCGATGCGCTGTGCAGCGACATCCGCTCCTATCGTGTCGCCGAAGCGGTGGCGGCATCCGCGGCGGTGCCGCTGGCGTTCGCGCCGATCGTGCTGGAAACCTTCCCCGGCGGCTGTGCGGCGCCGCTGCCGCCCTGGCTCGAACGGGTACGCAACGATCCGAACGCGCAGCCGCTGTTGCGCTCCTATGCCGAGGCCCAGGCACGCTACCGCGACGGCTCGATGCGCTACGTCAAGCTGCTCGATGGCGGGCTGGTCGACAATTACGGCCTGTCGGGGCTGAGCATCGGCTTGCTCGCGGCGCAGCGTCCCTACGAGCCCTTGAGCGAGCGGCAAGCGGCCAAGCTCAAGCGCATCCTGTTCCTGGTGGTCGACGCCGGCCGCGGCATCTCCGGCGACTTCGTGCAGACGCTCGAAGGGCCGAGCGGCGTCGAACTGGTGTCGGCGGCCGCCGACACCGCGATCGATGCCAGCGTGCGATCGAGCTACGCGGCCTTCACCGCGCTTGCCAACGACTGGTCGGGCAAGCTGAAGCACTGGCGGTGCGGACTGTCGGCGGCCGATCGCAGCCGTCTCGGCGTCGGGCCCGGCTGGAAATGCGGTGATGTCGCGATCTATGTCGAGCGACTGGGCTTCGACCGGCTCGGACCGGAGCGTGCCGGCATCCTGAACGCCATCCCGACCCGGCTTTCGCTGCCGCCGGAGCAGGTCGACCAGTTGATCACGGGCGGCGCGGACGCACTGCGCGCGAGCAAGGCCTTTCAGCAGTTCCGGCGCGGGCTCTGA
- the gatA gene encoding Asp-tRNA(Asn)/Glu-tRNA(Gln) amidotransferase subunit GatA — protein MTDLTSLTIAEAREGLASKSFTAVELTDAHLAAIEAARALNAYVLETPDRAREMAKAADDKIAKGEGGPLAGIPLGIKDLFATRDIRTTACSKILGNFIPPYESTVTSQLWRDGAVLLGKLNNDEFAMGSSNETSFFGPVTNPWRREGSNTTLVPGGSSGGSASAVAALLCMGATATDTGGSIRQPAAFTATVGIKPTYGRCSRWGIVAFASSLDQAGPIARSTRDAAILMRSMAGHDPKDTTSVDIAVPDYEAAIGKSVKGMKIGIPREYRLDGMPAEIEKLWSEGAQWLKAAGAELVEVSLPHTKYALPAYYIVAPAEASSNLARYDGVRYGLRDPGKNIIEMYENTRADGFGDEVRRRVLIGTYVLSAGYYDAYYLRAQKVRTLIKKDFEDCFAKGVNAILTPATPSAAFGIGEKGGADPVEMYLNDIFTVTVNMAGLPGIAVPAGKDSQGLPLGLQLIGRPFDEETLFSLGEVIEQAAGRFTPAKWW, from the coding sequence ATGACCGATTTGACATCGTTGACGATCGCCGAGGCCCGCGAGGGCCTGGCGAGCAAGTCTTTCACCGCCGTTGAGCTGACCGATGCGCATCTCGCCGCCATCGAGGCCGCGCGCGCGCTCAATGCCTATGTTCTCGAAACACCTGACCGCGCCCGCGAGATGGCGAAGGCGGCCGACGACAAAATCGCAAAGGGTGAGGGCGGCCCGCTGGCCGGCATCCCGCTCGGCATCAAGGACCTGTTCGCGACCCGCGATATCAGGACCACGGCGTGCTCGAAGATCCTCGGCAACTTCATCCCGCCTTACGAGTCGACGGTGACCTCGCAGCTTTGGCGCGACGGCGCCGTGCTGCTCGGCAAGCTCAACAATGACGAGTTCGCGATGGGCTCGTCGAACGAGACCTCGTTCTTCGGTCCGGTCACCAACCCGTGGCGCCGCGAAGGCTCTAACACGACGCTGGTGCCAGGCGGTTCGTCCGGCGGCTCGGCCTCGGCGGTGGCGGCGTTACTCTGCATGGGCGCGACCGCGACCGATACCGGCGGCTCGATCCGCCAGCCTGCTGCGTTCACCGCAACCGTCGGCATCAAGCCGACCTATGGCCGCTGCTCGCGCTGGGGCATCGTGGCGTTCGCATCCTCGCTCGACCAGGCCGGCCCGATCGCACGCTCGACGCGCGATGCCGCGATCCTGATGCGCTCGATGGCCGGGCACGATCCGAAGGACACCACATCGGTCGACATCGCGGTGCCGGACTACGAGGCCGCGATCGGCAAGTCCGTGAAGGGCATGAAGATCGGCATCCCCCGGGAGTATCGGCTCGACGGCATGCCGGCCGAAATCGAGAAGCTGTGGAGCGAAGGCGCGCAGTGGCTGAAGGCCGCCGGCGCCGAGTTGGTCGAGGTGTCGCTGCCGCACACCAAATACGCGCTGCCGGCCTATTACATCGTGGCGCCTGCCGAGGCCTCGTCAAACCTCGCGCGCTATGACGGCGTGCGCTACGGATTGCGCGATCCGGGCAAGAACATCATCGAGATGTACGAGAACACCCGCGCCGACGGCTTCGGCGACGAGGTGCGCCGTCGCGTGCTGATCGGCACTTATGTGCTCTCGGCCGGCTATTACGATGCCTATTATCTGCGCGCACAAAAGGTGCGTACGCTGATCAAGAAGGATTTCGAGGACTGCTTCGCCAAGGGCGTGAACGCGATCCTGACGCCGGCGACGCCGTCGGCGGCGTTCGGCATCGGCGAGAAGGGCGGCGCCGATCCCGTCGAGATGTATCTCAATGACATCTTCACGGTGACCGTGAACATGGCGGGCCTGCCCGGCATCGCGGTGCCCGCGGGCAAGGACAGCCAGGGCTTGCCGCTCGGCCTGCAACTGATCGGCCGGCCGTTCGACGAGGAGACGCTGTTCTCGCTCGGCGAGGTGATCGAGCAGGCTGCCGGCCGCTTCACGCCGGCGAAATGGTGGTGA
- the gatB gene encoding Asp-tRNA(Asn)/Glu-tRNA(Gln) amidotransferase subunit GatB, whose protein sequence is MTASAAPHRLIKSATGDWEVVIGMEVHAQVTSSSKLFSGASTAFGGEPNSHVSLVDAAMPGMLPVINEECVRQAVLTGLGLNAKINLRSVFDRKNYFYPDSPQGYQISQYKSPIVGEGEVSLELDGGRNVTIGIERLHLEQDAGKLLHDQSPTMSYVDLNRCGVALMEIVSKPDIRDAEQAKAYVSKLRSILRYLGTCDGDMEKGSLRADVNVSVRRYGEIALGTRCEIKNMNSVNFIGQAIEYEARRQIEIIEDGGTIDQETRLFDPNKGETRSMRSKEEAHDYRYFPDPDLLPLEFSQAFVDDLKAQLPELPDQKKSRFITGFGLSPYDASVLVAERESAEFYETVLSGLADKARDGKLAANWVINELFGRLNKEGVDIAASPVSAQQLSAIVGLIGEGTISGKIAKDLFEIVWQEGGDPRALVETRGMKQVTDLGAIEKVVDDIIAANPDKVEQAKAKPQLVGWFVGQVMKSSGGKANPQSVNDLLKSKLGI, encoded by the coding sequence ATGACCGCATCCGCCGCCCCGCACAGACTGATCAAGAGCGCCACCGGCGATTGGGAGGTCGTGATCGGCATGGAGGTCCATGCCCAGGTCACCTCGTCCTCGAAGCTGTTCTCCGGCGCATCGACCGCGTTCGGCGGCGAGCCCAACTCGCACGTCTCGCTGGTCGATGCCGCGATGCCGGGCATGCTGCCAGTCATCAACGAGGAGTGCGTCCGCCAGGCGGTGCTCACCGGTCTCGGGCTGAACGCCAAGATCAATCTGCGCTCGGTATTCGACCGCAAGAACTACTTCTATCCGGACTCGCCGCAAGGCTACCAGATCAGCCAGTACAAGTCGCCGATCGTGGGCGAGGGCGAGGTGTCGCTCGAACTCGACGGCGGCCGTAACGTCACGATCGGGATCGAGCGGCTGCATCTGGAACAGGATGCCGGCAAGTTGCTCCACGACCAGTCGCCGACGATGTCCTATGTCGACCTCAATCGTTGCGGCGTCGCGCTGATGGAGATCGTCTCCAAGCCCGACATTCGCGACGCCGAGCAGGCCAAGGCCTATGTCAGCAAGCTGCGCTCGATCCTGCGTTACCTCGGCACCTGCGACGGCGACATGGAGAAGGGCAGCCTGCGCGCCGACGTCAACGTCTCGGTGCGCCGTTACGGCGAGATCGCGCTCGGCACCCGCTGCGAAATCAAGAACATGAACTCGGTGAACTTCATCGGCCAGGCGATCGAGTACGAGGCGCGGCGTCAGATCGAGATCATCGAGGACGGCGGCACGATCGACCAGGAAACCCGGCTGTTCGATCCGAACAAGGGCGAGACCCGCTCGATGCGGTCGAAGGAAGAGGCGCACGACTACCGCTACTTCCCGGATCCCGACCTCCTGCCGCTCGAGTTCAGCCAAGCCTTCGTCGACGATCTCAAGGCGCAGCTGCCGGAACTGCCGGACCAGAAGAAGTCCCGGTTTATTACGGGCTTCGGCTTGTCGCCCTATGATGCAAGCGTGCTGGTCGCCGAGCGCGAGAGCGCAGAGTTCTACGAGACGGTGCTGTCGGGCCTCGCCGACAAGGCGCGCGACGGCAAGCTCGCCGCCAACTGGGTGATCAACGAACTGTTTGGACGCCTCAACAAGGAAGGCGTCGACATTGCAGCCTCGCCGGTGTCGGCACAGCAACTCTCCGCGATCGTCGGCCTGATCGGCGAGGGAACGATTTCCGGCAAGATCGCCAAGGACTTGTTCGAGATCGTGTGGCAGGAGGGCGGCGATCCGCGCGCGCTCGTTGAAACGCGCGGCATGAAGCAGGTCACCGACCTCGGCGCGATCGAGAAGGTGGTCGACGACATCATCGCGGCCAATCCCGACAAGGTCGAGCAGGCCAAGGCGAAGCCCCAATTGGTCGGCTGGTTCGTCGGCCAGGTGATGAAGTCGTCGGGCGGCAAGGCCAACCCGCAGTCGGTCAACGACCTCCTGAAGTCCAAGCTCGGCATCTGA
- a CDS encoding LysR family transcriptional regulator, giving the protein MELTDLLTFSTVARLGGITRAAEELNTVQSNVTQRIKALEAEIGTPLFERHSRGMSLTGAGRRLLPYAERMAALSREAVLAARDDGEPKGPLSIGSMETTAAVRLPTLLAEFHRRYPAVRLSLRTATTADLVAAVLDGSLDGAFVAGPIEHADLSTTSAFTEELVLVTAPRWKSLAALRAGTSESGPTALVFRTGCTYRQRLEQVFTEFGWPSAVRFELGTLDGMVGCVAADMGVTLLPRAVVERDHVLRDVNIHRLGSQHAHVETLFIQRRTSHQYSPLQALAACLGNDDRVIAA; this is encoded by the coding sequence ATGGAATTGACCGACCTGCTCACCTTTTCCACGGTCGCGCGGCTTGGCGGCATCACCCGGGCCGCCGAAGAGCTCAATACCGTGCAGTCCAACGTCACCCAGCGCATCAAGGCGCTGGAGGCCGAGATCGGCACCCCACTGTTCGAACGGCACAGCCGCGGCATGTCACTGACCGGCGCCGGCCGTCGCTTGCTGCCCTATGCCGAACGGATGGCGGCGCTGTCGCGCGAGGCCGTGCTCGCCGCGCGCGACGATGGCGAACCAAAGGGCCCGTTGTCGATCGGCTCGATGGAGACCACTGCCGCGGTGCGACTGCCGACACTGCTGGCCGAGTTCCACCGCCGTTATCCTGCCGTGCGCCTGAGCTTGCGCACCGCGACAACCGCCGATCTCGTCGCCGCCGTGCTCGACGGTTCGCTCGATGGCGCTTTCGTCGCCGGCCCGATCGAGCACGCCGACCTGTCAACGACATCAGCGTTCACCGAGGAACTGGTGCTGGTCACCGCGCCGCGCTGGAAATCGCTCGCGGCGCTACGCGCCGGCACCTCGGAGTCGGGTCCGACCGCGCTGGTGTTCCGCACCGGCTGCACCTACCGGCAGCGTCTCGAACAGGTGTTCACCGAGTTCGGCTGGCCGTCTGCCGTCCGCTTCGAGTTGGGCACGCTCGACGGCATGGTCGGCTGCGTCGCCGCCGATATGGGGGTCACCCTGCTGCCGCGTGCCGTCGTCGAGCGCGATCATGTGCTCCGCGACGTCAACATCCACAGGCTCGGCTCGCAACACGCACATGTCGAGACGCTGTTCATCCAGCGCCGCACATCGCATCAATACAGTCCCTTGCAGGCGCTTGCCGCGTGCCTCGGCAACGACGACCGGGTGATTGCCGCCTGA
- a CDS encoding AEC family transporter has product MAVVIAALLPVFLLIVLGFILKRTLMRLDSQWHGLEQLTYYVLFPVLLVQTLVKADLTKVPVAGVGGALLLAALVMCLLCLALRGPLARAGVDGPAFTSIFQGATRWQTYVALSVSRNLYGSTGLALASVAMVAIIPLVNVFSVAVLAKYASSEKRSVGAIVMTVLKNPLIWACVIGLAINVAHVPLPQLWHDVADALGGSSLAIGLLVTGAGLHPEGIFRPSLAASVALVLKLVAMPVLTVALAVWFGVTGSNLAIVAACAAVPTSPSAYVLARQMGGDAPLLAQIITLQTILAAVTMPLVIAAVGP; this is encoded by the coding sequence ATGGCCGTGGTGATCGCGGCGCTGCTGCCGGTGTTCCTGCTGATCGTGCTCGGCTTCATCCTGAAACGGACGCTGATGCGGCTCGACAGCCAGTGGCACGGGCTGGAGCAGCTCACTTACTACGTGCTGTTCCCGGTGCTGCTGGTGCAGACGCTGGTCAAGGCCGACCTGACCAAGGTGCCGGTTGCCGGCGTCGGCGGCGCGCTGCTGCTCGCGGCGCTCGTGATGTGCCTGCTCTGCCTTGCGCTGCGCGGCCCGCTCGCCCGCGCCGGGGTCGACGGCCCGGCCTTCACCTCGATCTTCCAGGGCGCGACCCGCTGGCAGACCTATGTCGCGCTGTCGGTGTCGCGCAATCTCTATGGCAGCACCGGCCTCGCGCTGGCCTCGGTCGCGATGGTCGCGATCATCCCGCTGGTCAATGTCTTCAGCGTCGCCGTACTGGCGAAATACGCCTCGTCGGAGAAACGATCCGTCGGCGCCATCGTGATGACGGTGCTGAAGAACCCGTTGATCTGGGCCTGCGTGATCGGCCTCGCCATCAACGTCGCGCACGTCCCGCTGCCGCAGCTCTGGCACGACGTCGCCGACGCGCTCGGCGGCTCGTCGCTGGCGATCGGCCTGCTGGTCACCGGCGCCGGCCTGCATCCGGAAGGCATCTTCCGCCCCAGCCTCGCCGCCAGCGTTGCTTTGGTACTGAAGCTCGTGGCGATGCCCGTGCTCACGGTTGCGCTCGCGGTGTGGTTCGGCGTCACCGGCTCCAATCTCGCCATCGTCGCGGCTTGCGCCGCGGTGCCGACCTCGCCGTCAGCCTATGTGCTGGCGCGCCAGATGGGCGGCGATGCCCCCCTGCTGGCCCAGATCATCACGCTGCAAACCATCCTGGCGGCGGTCACGATGCCGCTCGTGATCGCCGCGGTCGGACCGTAA
- a CDS encoding chloramphenicol phosphotransferase CPT family protein has product MAQIIFLHGASSSGKSTIAKALQARIERPFWHISIDHLRDSGVLPMSRFQSGEFAWKDARRAFFDGFHASLAAYAGAGNDLILEHILDTEGWLETLRDLMAGHDVFFVAVHCPLDVLIEREQRRGDRPAGSAKRDYETIHAGKAYDLELDTRDGLDANVERLLTGWRTAERSSSFRSNA; this is encoded by the coding sequence ATGGCGCAGATCATCTTTCTTCATGGCGCTTCGAGCAGCGGAAAATCGACCATCGCGAAAGCCTTGCAGGCCCGCATCGAAAGGCCGTTCTGGCATATCTCGATCGATCACCTTCGCGACTCGGGCGTGCTTCCGATGAGCCGCTTCCAGAGCGGCGAATTCGCCTGGAAGGATGCGCGACGAGCGTTCTTCGATGGCTTCCACGCCTCGCTCGCCGCCTACGCGGGTGCGGGCAACGACCTCATCCTGGAGCACATCCTGGATACCGAGGGCTGGCTGGAGACGCTTCGCGACCTCATGGCCGGCCACGACGTGTTCTTCGTCGCCGTGCATTGCCCGCTCGATGTCCTGATCGAACGGGAGCAACGGCGCGGCGACAGACCCGCGGGCAGCGCAAAGCGCGACTACGAGACCATTCATGCCGGCAAGGCCTACGACCTCGAGCTGGATACCCGCGATGGCCTGGACGCCAACGTCGAAAGGCTGCTTACAGGTTGGCGGACTGCGGAACGTTCGTCGAGTTTTCGCTCGAACGCCTGA
- the ruvX gene encoding Holliday junction resolvase RuvX: MLALILPLIEAAPHWPDRGALIGLDLGTKTIGVAVSDPDRRLATGVETIQRKQFKTDAARLLAIAAERNAAGFVLGLPINMDGSEGPRAQSTRAFARNLAGLTALAIGLWDERLSTAAVERELIGMDVSRARRAEVIDEHAAIFILQGALDRLAKLRGER, translated from the coding sequence ATGCTCGCCCTCATCCTTCCCCTGATCGAAGCCGCGCCGCACTGGCCCGATCGCGGTGCGCTGATCGGCCTCGACCTCGGCACCAAGACCATCGGCGTTGCGGTCTCCGATCCGGACCGGCGGCTCGCCACCGGCGTCGAGACCATCCAGCGTAAGCAATTCAAGACCGATGCGGCGCGGCTGCTCGCGATCGCGGCCGAGCGCAACGCCGCGGGCTTCGTGCTCGGCCTGCCGATCAACATGGACGGCAGCGAGGGCCCGCGCGCGCAATCGACCCGGGCCTTTGCCCGCAATCTCGCGGGCCTCACCGCGCTTGCGATCGGTTTGTGGGACGAGCGGCTCTCGACCGCCGCGGTCGAGCGCGAGCTGATCGGTATGGACGTCAGCCGCGCCCGCCGCGCCGAAGTGATCGACGAACACGCCGCGATCTTCATCCTGCAAGGTGCGCTTGACCGCCTCGCCAAGCTGCGCGGAGAGCGCTGA